GACGGCATATACGGAAGCTCAAAAAATACACACCAACCAAGTTCATGGCGAAGGATTCTTTCTACAACAAGGACTCCGCCGATTATGCCGTCAGCTTCATCGAAAGCCTGCGGCACACCAAAGGCCAGTGGTACCGAAAGCCATTCGAGCTCATCGACTGGCAGGAGCAGATCGTCCGGGATGTATTCGGTGTTCTGAAACCCAACGGCTACCGGCAATTTAACACCGCCTATGTGGAAATTCCGAAGAAGATGGGTAAGAGCGAGCTGGCTGCGGCTATCGCGCTGCTGCTCACATGCGGCGACGATGAAGAACGCGCCGAGGTCTACGGCTGCGCCGCCGATCACAACCAGGCGTCCATCGTTTTCAATGTCGCCGCCGATATGGTCCGCATGTGCCCTGCACTCTCAAAGCGCGTTAAAATCCTCGACTCGAAAAAGCGGCTTGTCTACCTGCCAACCAGCAGCTTTTATCAGGTACTCTCGGCGGACGTGGCAAACAAGCACGGTTTCAACACTCATGGCGTTATCTTTGACGAACTGCACACCCAACCGAACCGGAAGCTCTACGACGTCATGACGAAAGGCAGCGGTGACGCGAGAATGCAGCCGCTGTATTTTCTCATCACAACGGCCGGAGACAACCAGAACAGCATCTGCTGGGAAGTTCATGAAAAAGCAAAGGACATCATTAAAGGCCGGAAGCACGACTCCACATTTTATCCGGTTATTTACGGGGCCGGTCCGGATGATGACTGGACGGACCCGAAGGTATGGAAAAAAGCAAACCCGTCGCTTGGCATTACGGTCGGCATCGACAAGGTCCGCGATGCCTGCGAATCCGCCCGGCAAAATCCCGCAGAGGAGAACGCTTTCCGCCAGCTTCGCCTGAACCAGTGGGTAAAGCAGTCTATCCGCTGGATGCCGATGGAAAAATGGGACGCCTGCGCGTTCCCGGTCGACCCGAAGTCGCTGGAGGGCCGCGTCTGCTACGGCGGTCTGGACCTGTCCTCCACCACAGATATCACGGCGTTCGTGCTGGTGTTTCCTCCGGAGGACGAGGAGGACAAATACAACATCCTACCGTTCTTCTGGATACCGGAAGAGAACATTGACATCCGCGTGAAACGGGATCATGTCAATTACGATCTGTGGAAGCAACAGGGCTTCCTGCAGACGACCGAGGGCAACGTGGTCCACTACGGCTTTATCGAGAGCTTCATTGAAGAACTCGGCACCCGCTACAACATTCGCGAAATCGCCTTCGACCGCTGGGGCGCGACACAGATGGTCCAGAACCTTGAGGGCCTCGGCTTCACGGTCGTTCCCTTCGGTCAGGGCTTCAAAGATATGAGTCCGCCGACCAAGGAACTCATGCGGCTCACGTTGGCTGGGCAGCTCGCCCATGGCGGGCACCCGGTCCTGCGCTGGATGATGGACAACATCTTCATCCGTACGGACCCGGCCGGGAACATCAAACCGGATAAAGAAAAATCGACGGAAAAGATAGACGGCGCAGTCGCCATGATCATGGCACTGGATCGTGCGGAACGCTGCGGCTGTGAAAGCGGGCAAAGCGTGTACGATCAAAGAGGAATTATTGCCTTTTAGTAATTATAATTTCTGCGATACTTAACCTTGACATTTCTAATTATAAGTGCTAATATTAGATTATAAAATATTAGAGCACATTATAAGAGAGGAAATGAAATTAAAATGTCATTTACAGTATCAGTCACATTAACGGACGATGAGTACGCGAAAGTTGAGGAAAAAGCAAAGGACAAAGGCTTAACTATAGCGCAATATGTAAAACGTTACCCTATTGGAGGAGATGATTTTGATTCCCGATATGCTTATCTAAAGACAAAAGCTGTAAATAAAAGACCCGGAGAGCCCTTTACTGTGATGTCAATCTTCTCTGATTGGGAAGATATCGATAGAGGCACAAAGTTGTCCCTCGGAAGGAACTTCTACCATCTCGTGAAAAGAGGAGAATTACCACCAGTTAAGCCCGATGGTAAAAGTAGTTCCAATGTCCAATTGTATATTATAGAAAAATAAATAGATTGGAGGGATCAGTGATGCATCCTTACAAAAAAACATTTGTGCTAAAAGATCTGCAACAGAGACAATCTGTGAATTTTTTGCTTTATACTGTTCCTATTAATTCAGCGGTAGCCATATATAACAATATATGCGGAAGAACAACAAACATAAAGCATATCACCGTTAATATCCATCACCACCATTTGGATTTTGACATTCAGTCACAGAAGCCGCTAAATCCAAAGTATGTAGGAATAGCTTTGAGACTATTCAGCCAAATATTAGTACAGAATTATAATTTTCTTCCATATTGCACTAATGAAAATCCAAGAAAATTATTTGTTACAGCATAAGAAATGACGGAAGCATCTGCCCGATTTCGGGTAGGTGCTTTTTCACGCTCATTTTTAAGGAGGCACAGCCATGTTCCACTTCAAAAAGCATTCCCGCAAGGCAAGAGACAAGCCTAAGGATTACTACACCGGCACAGATTTTCGATACCTGTTTGGGCCTACTACGAGCGGCAAGAACGTCAATGAGTTCACGGCGATGCAGACAACGGCGGTTTACTCCTGCGTCCGCATCCTATCGGAAGCCATTGCTTCTCTGCCGCTCAATTTATACCGTTACAAGAGCGACGGCGGCAAGGAACGTGTGTATGATCACCCGCTATATCACATCCTGCACGATGAACCGAACCCGGAAATGACCTCGTTCGTATTCCGCGAAACGCTGATGAGCCATCTGCTCATCTGGGGCAACGCCTACGCGCAGATCATCCGGGACGGAGCTGGGCGCGTCATGGCACTTTATCCGCTACTGCCCGACAAGATGCAGGTCGACCGGGACGAACACGGTGAGCTCTACTACCTGTACACGAAGAGCAGCGATGAAAATCCGAACGTGAAGCAATACGGTCAGGTACGGCTTTCCCGGTACGACGTACTGCATATTCCGGGATTGGGCTTCGACGGTCTCGTCGGCTACTCGCCGATCGCGATGGCCAAAAACGCGGTTGGCATCTCGCTGGCCTGCGAGGAATACGGTGCCAGTTTCTTTGCTAACGGAGCCAACCCCAGCGGCGTGCTGGAGCATCCGGGTATCCTGAAGGATCCTGCAAAAGTACGCGATTCATGGAATGAGGTCTATCGCGGTTCCGGCAACGCTCACAAGATTGCCGTTTTGGAAGAAGGCATGAAATACACGCCGATCTCCATTTCACCGGAAGAAGCGCAGTTCCTCGAAACGCGAAAATTCCAGATTGACGAGATTGCGAGGCTCTACCGTATCCCGCCGCATATGGTGGGTGACCTCGAGAAGTCCAGCTTCTCCAACATTGAGCAGCAGTCGCTGGAATTTGTGAAATACACGCTCGATCCGTGGGTTATCCGCTGGGAGCAGAGTTTGATGCGTTCGCTGTTCACTCCTGCGGAAAAGCAGCAATACTTCATCAAGCTGAACGTGGACGGGCTGCAGCGCGGCGATTACCAGAGCCGCATGAACGGTTACGCCACAGGCAGGCAGAACGGCTGGCTCTCCGCCAATGATATCCGGGAGCTGGAGGACATGAATCCGATACCGGCTGAGGAAGGCGGCAATCTGTATCTCATCAACGGCAACATGACCAAATTGAAAGACGCCGGAATCTTCGCAGCGTCCACGAAAGCGGGCGGCGACAAGCCGGGTCAGGGAGGTAAAAACACGTGAAAAGGAAGTTCTGGAATTGGGTAAAAAACGACGGTGCCGACGAATTCGGCAGCGAACGCACACTTTATCTGAACGGCGAGATCAGCGACGAGACCTGGTACGGCGATGAAGTCACTCCACAGAGGTTTAAAGACGAACTGAACGCCGGGAGCGGCGACATTACGCTCTGGATCAACTCGCCGGGCGGTGACTGCTTCGCGGCGGCGCAGATTTACAACCTGCTCATGGATTATAAGGGCAACGTCACGGTCAAAATCGACGGGCTTGCGGCTTCGGCCGCTTCCGTCATCGCAATGGCGGGCACAAAAGTATGTATGTCGCCGGTCGCCATGCTGATGATTCACAACCCCGCGACCGTGGCTATCGGCGACGAAGGCGAAATGCAGAAAGCCATCGACATGCTCGCGGAGGTCAAGGAAAGCATTATGAACGCCTACGAAATCAAAACGAGCCTATCCCGCACGGTGATCTCGCATCTCATGGACGCGGAATCGTGGTTCAACGCCAAGAAGGCCGTGGAACTCCATTTTGCCGACGAGATTCTCTTCTCACCGGAGGAAAAGGAAGATCTGCCGGACGATACGGAGGCCATGTTGTTCTCCCGCGCGGCGGTCACTAATTCTCTGCTTTCCAAGCTGATCCCGAAAAAGCCGGAAAAGCGGAGTGAAAACAAAGTACCCATTTCGCAGTTCGATAAAAGACTGAGCCTGTTGGCTTATTAATTTGAGGAGGATTTTACTATGAATCAGATTTTGAAACTCAGAGAAAAAAGAGCGAAGGCGTGGGAAGCGGCGAAAGCGTTTCTCGACGCCAAGCGCGGCGCGGACGGTCTGATCTCCGCTGAGGACTCCGCGACCTATGACAAGATGGAATCGGAAGTCATTAATCTCGGCAAAGAAATTGACCGCTTGGAGCGTCAGGCCGAGATTGACGCCGAGCTTGCAAATCCGACCTCGCAACCCATTACCAACCAGCCCGGCAAAAACGGTGTTGAAGCAAAAACAGGACGCGCGTCCGATGCCTATAAAAAAGCATTCTGGAACAGTATCCGCAAAAGCAACTTCTATGATGTGAGCAATGACCTTTCTGTGGGAACGGACGCAAAGGGTGGCTATCTGGTGCCGGATGAGTTCGAGCAGCAGCTGATTGACAAGCTGCAGGAGCAGAATTTCATGCGCACCCTCGCAACCATCATTCAGACGGCCAGCGGCGACCGCAAGATCCCGATTGTTACCGGGCACGGAGAAGCGAGCTGGATGGATGAGAATGGCCTTTATCCGGAAAGCGACGACGCTTTCGGGCAGGCAACAATCGGCGCGTTTAAGCTGGGAACCATCATCAAAATTTCCGATGAGCTTCTGAACGACAGCGTTTTCAATCTGGAAAGCTACATTGCAAACGAGTTTGCCCGCCGGATCGGTACAAAGGAGGAGGAAGCCTTTCTCATTGGTGACGGAAGCAGCAAGCCCACCGGGCTGTTAACCAGCGCGGGAATTGGTGTTACCGCTGCCAGTGCTACTATTACATTCGATGATGTAATGAATCTTTATCATTCCCTGCGCACTCCTTACCGTAGAAACGCGGCCTGGATTCTGAATGATTCCACTGTGAAAGCATTGCGCAAACTAAAAGACAGCAACGGCAACTATATCTGGCAGCCGTCAATCCAAATGGGGCAGCCGGATATGATTCTCAGCCGTCCTTACTACACCAGCACTTTTGTTCCGGAGATCGCGGCCGGAAATAAAGTCATGGTTTTCGGTGATTACAGCTACTACTGGATTGCGGACAGACAGGGCCGCTCTTTTCAGCGTCTGAACGAGCTTTATGCCGCAAATGGTCAGGTTGGTTTTCTTGCCAGCCAGCGTGTAGATGGAAAGCTGGTTCTTCCTGAAGCGGTCAAGACACTTGCCATCAAAGGCGCGGGGGCGTAAGCCAATGCTGATTACACTGGATGAAGCAAAACTTTATCTGCACATTGACTCTGCGGATGAGGACTCTGTGATAACGGGATTTATTGAAACAGCGGAGAAGTTGTGTATGGACATTGCGCGTGTAGACGAAACGGAGCTCCTCGCTTCAAAAGAGACTTCGCGGATTGCGGAACTTTACGCGGTGGCCTATCTGTACGAAAACCGGGAAAACGCGGATTTTGGAGAACTGACTTCCATGCTCCGCGCTCTCCTTTTCGGCATCCGCAAAGACGCGTTTTAGGAGTGCCTGCCATGAGATACAAAATGCATATCAGCGAGTTGCGGACCATAATCCGCATCCAGAGGAAAGTTGTCACCGGCACAGGTATTCACAAAACGACCGATTGGATTGACCTTGGCAACACGCTTTCCACCGATCCGCCCCGCTATCTGCGGTGCAAGTGGTATCCTTTGGGTGGCTCCGAAGCGTGGATTGCCCAGTCTGTCCAGGTTATTGATGCGGCGAATGTTGTCTTGAGGTATAATCCGCTGATTACCGCTTCCTGCAGACTGATCCGTGGCAATATTGTTTACACAATCATGGGTCCGATGGACCCGGATCAGCACCGCGAATGGACAGCTTTTAAAGTCAAGGCTTCTTTAAGCGTTTAATCTCTTTTGAGCGGTCGTCCATACACGGGCGGCCGCTTTTTTTCATACGTAAAAGCATAAGGAGGTAAGTGAAAATGAAGGAAATCTGGACTGGAATTCAGGTCGCATTTTCAGCCATTGGCGGGATGCTCGGCTGGTTTCTCGGAGGAATGAACGGCTTTCTGTATGCGCTGCTCGCCTTCGTGATCCTCGACTATATCACAGGCGTGATGGTGGCCGCAATCCAGAAGAAGGTATCCAGCGAGGTCGGCTTCAAGGGCATCTGTAGGAAAGTGCTTATTTTTATTCTCATTGGCATGGCGAACATCGTCGATGTACAGATCATTGGCAACGGCAGCGCCATCCGCACGGCGGTCATCTTCTTCTATCTTTCCAACGAGGGCATCAGCATTCTGGAAAACACGGCGATTATCGGGCTTCCGGTGCCGCAAAAGCTCAAAGATGTACTGGAACAGCTAAAGGACCACAGTGATAAGGAAGAAAAATAATATGAGTACGACACCATGGGTCACTTTACAGGCAAGGGCGTACTCACAATTGTCGGGGAAGCAATCGGCACCGGAGCGACCAAATGGGGCCTGCTCAAATCTTATCAGGCTGGCCAGAATGGCTGGATTTCACTGGACGATGCGGCAAAGTTGTAACACATTGTTTTAAGGCTCGGCGGGAGAAAATCCTGTCGGGCCTTTATTTTTTTTGTTCAAACGCGGTCTTTCTGTCCTGTGGAGTGTGGAGACAGAAAATTCAGCCTTCAATTGGAGGCTGCGTTATGAGCAATTTTTTCTTCGACTTTTCGGCCAAACGGCGTTTGTGCCTCCATTGGGTAGTGAGGACAGGGGTCCTCAGATTGGAGGCAAGCACATGACAAATGAACAACGAGAAGCCATAGTAGCTTTGCGTCATCAAGGCTATGGCTATATAAAAATCGGCCAAAAGCTTGGCATTTCAGATAATACTGTGCGCTCCTTTTGCCGTAGGAATGGCCTTGACAGTGATACTATGACGAACACCGTCATCTGCAAGCAGTGCGGAAAGCCAATAAAAATAGCTACTGGACACAAACCGAGAAAATTCTGCTCTGATGCTTGCCGAACGTTGTGGTGGAATAGTCACCTTGACTGTGTGAACCGCAAGGCTGTATATCATTTTACTTGTACCTATTGCGGGAAGCCTTTCTCAGCATACGGAAATAAGAACAGAAAATATTGTTGCCACGCTTGCTATATTGCGGCTCGCTTCGGAGAGGAGCGTTACCCCCATGAATGACGCCTACCGTGCCAAACTGGAGAGCTACCTTGCGTCCATGATGCAGGCAAAAAAGATGCTATTGAAGAAGATTTTAACCCCGGAAGATTACGCCAAAATTGATACAATCATAGCCGAAAAATACGGAATATCTTCGTGTAGTTTATATCGCGGGATTGACTTGATATATAGCGGGTTCAACGGTAATATGTCACACTACAAGGGGGTGACAAAATGCCAAGAATCATAACAGTAGTACCAAAGCCGCCAAAGCTCGAACAGAAAAAGAAGGTCGCTGCGTATGCCCGCGTTTCCAGCGGTAAGGACGCGATGCTCCACTCGCTTTCAGCGCAGGTTAGCTATTACAGCAACCTCATACAGAACCACATTGACTGGCTGTACGTCGGTGTTTATGCTGATGAAGCCAAAACCGGCACGAAAGGCAGCAGAGACAATTTCCAGCGGCTGATAGCCGACTGTCGCGCCGGAAAGGTCGATATGGTACTTACCAAGTCCATCTCCCGCTTTGCACGAAACACTGTTACTCTTTTACAGACGGTTCGTGAATTCAAGGCGTTGGGGGTGGACATTTATTTTGAAGAGCAGAACATCCATACGATGAGCGGTGACGGAGAATTGATGATGACGATTCTCGCATCCTACGCACAGGAAGAGAGTCGTTCGGCCAGTGAAAATCAGAAGTGGCGCATCCGGAGAAATTTCGAGGAAGGGATGCCTTGGAACGGCACTATCCTCGGATACAGCTACGAAAAAGGGAAATATGTAGTTGTCCCGGATGAGGCTGCACTGGTCAAGCTGATTTTCGAATATTATCTCGATGGCCTCGGATACAACGCTATTGCTAATAGGCTGAATGCTGAGGGCTACAAAACTCGAAATGGTAAGTCCTGGTATCACAATACGATTATGAAAATTCTTCGAAACTATACTTACACGGGCAATTTACTTCTTCAAAAAACCTACAGGGAAAACCATATTACAAAGAAAACGCTTGTCAACCATGGCGAGCTCCCAATGTATCATGTGGAGAATGCTCACGAAGCAATCATCAGTCCGAAGACATTTGAAGCGGTTCAGTCTGAGATGGCTCAACGCGCAAAAAGGTTCAAAAAGGCGAATATTCCTAAGGCTGCGTATCCGTTTTCCGGGAAGCTGGTTTGCGGCATATGTGGTAAAAACTACCGACGCAAGGTTACACATACCGGTCCCGTCTGGATTTGCGGCACATACAACGCACTTGGCAAGGCCGTCTGCGCCTCAAAGCAGATACCGGAATCTACTCTGATGAGCATTACCGCAGAGGTCCTTGGCATTGACGATTTTAATGAACAAACCTTTGCTGATAGTGTGGCTCACATCCGAGTTTGCGCCGAGAATACACTGATTTACCAATTCAGAGACAGGACCGAGACCAAAATGCAGTGGAAAGACCGGTCTCGTAGCCAAAGCTGGACAGATGAAATGAAAGCCGCTGCCCGGCGGAAAAACCTTGAGAGGAGGAAAAACGAATGCCAAAGGTAACGGTAATACCGCCGACCATAAATCCGCTGACGCATTTGCCGTCAGCCACAGTAAGAAAGCGCCGCGTTGCCGGATATGCTCGCGTTTCCACCGACAGTGATGAGCAGTTCACCAGCTATGAGGCGCAAGTCGATTATTATACCAAGTTCATTCAGTCAAAACCGGAATGGGAATTCATCAAGGTTTATACCGACGAAGGCATATCCGGCACCAATACCAAGCACCGCGAGGGCTTCAAAACGATGGTTTCAGACGCGCTCGCCGGGAAAATTGACCTGATTGTCACCAAGTCGGTCAGCCGTTTTGCCCGCAACACCGTTGACAGCCTTGTAACTATCCGCAAGCTGAAGGAAAACGGCGTCGAGTGCTATTTCGAGAAGGAGGGTATTTACACCTTCGATGGCAAAGGCGAGTTGCTTATAACCATCATGTCTTCGCTGGCACAGGAAGAAAGCCGATCCATTTCTGAGAATATCACATGGGGCCAGCGGAAACGCTTCTCGGACGGAAAAGTCAGTATGCCTTATAAACGTTTTCTCGGCTACAAGAAGGGAGAAAATGGCTACCCGGTTATCGTTGAAAAGGAAGCGTCTATTGTAAAACTCATTTATCGGCTTTTCCTTGATGGCAAAACTTCGTCTGGCATCTGTAAATACCTTGAAAGTGTAAACATTCCGTCGCCGGGCGGCAGCAGTAAATGGAGCAAAACAACGGTAGAAAGCATCCTTACCAACGAAAAGTACAAAGGTGATGCGCTTCTTCAGAAAAAGTTCACTGTGGATTTCCTGCAGAAGAAAATGAAAACCAATGAAGGTGAGGTTCCGCAATACTATGTTGAAGGCAGCCACCCGGCCATAATTGAGCCAGATGAGTGGGACCATGTTCAGGCCGAATTCGTCAGACGTAAGCAGCTCGGACGGGCCTACAGCGGAAAGAGCGTACTTTCCACCAAACTGGTCTGCGCCGATTGCGGCGGATACTATGGCCAGAAAGTGTGGCACTCTACCGACCGGTACCGCAGAGTAATATGGCAGTGCAACAGCAAATTTGATAACGAAAAGAGATGCGGCACCCCGGTCCTTGATACCGATACCATTCAGGCTATGTTCATCAAAGCATATAACCAGCTGATGCATAATCAAACGCAGGTAATTGCTGACTGTGAGCTCATGCGCCGGAGCCTGACGGACTTCGATGCCCTTGATGTAGAAATTGCCCACCAGCTTGAGGAGACCGAGGTCGTGGCCGAGATGGTCAAGGCTGTGGTTAAGGAAAACGCTTCTACCGCGCAATCGCAGGATGGATACTTGAAAAAATACAACAACCTGAATAAGCGCTATGAGGATGCGGTCAGTAAACTCGAAAAACTGAAGGCCGAACGAACCTTGCGTCAACAGCAGGACAAGGCTATGTCACTGTTTATCCGAACGCTAAAAAAGAATCCGATGGTCCTCGACAAATGGGATGACACCATTTGGACGGTCATGGTGGAGAAAGGCATCGTCCATCGAGATGGACATATCACCTTCGTATTCTACAACGGAACTGAAATTGAGGTCGGAGCTGAATAGGCTCCGGCTTTTTTTACTGATAAATAATTAAAAAGTGCACACGGTAACGACCTTTCGTTAAAAGGTTTAATCCGGAAAACATGAAACAGGCCCTTCGGCAGTGATTTG
This window of the Ruminococcaceae bacterium BL-6 genome carries:
- a CDS encoding Phage terminase, with the protein product MAKDSFYNKDSADYAVSFIESLRHTKGQWYRKPFELIDWQEQIVRDVFGVLKPNGYRQFNTAYVEIPKKMGKSELAAAIALLLTCGDDEERAEVYGCAADHNQASIVFNVAADMVRMCPALSKRVKILDSKKRLVYLPTSSFYQVLSADVANKHGFNTHGVIFDELHTQPNRKLYDVMTKGSGDARMQPLYFLITTAGDNQNSICWEVHEKAKDIIKGRKHDSTFYPVIYGAGPDDDWTDPKVWKKANPSLGITVGIDKVRDACESARQNPAEENAFRQLRLNQWVKQSIRWMPMEKWDACAFPVDPKSLEGRVCYGGLDLSSTTDITAFVLVFPPEDEEDKYNILPFFWIPEENIDIRVKRDHVNYDLWKQQGFLQTTEGNVVHYGFIESFIEELGTRYNIREIAFDRWGATQMVQNLEGLGFTVVPFGQGFKDMSPPTKELMRLTLAGQLAHGGHPVLRWMMDNIFIRTDPAGNIKPDKEKSTEKIDGAVAMIMALDRAERCGCESGQSVYDQRGIIAF
- a CDS encoding conserved protein of unknown function (Evidence 4 : Unknown function but conserved in other organisms), which gives rise to MSFTVSVTLTDDEYAKVEEKAKDKGLTIAQYVKRYPIGGDDFDSRYAYLKTKAVNKRPGEPFTVMSIFSDWEDIDRGTKLSLGRNFYHLVKRGELPPVKPDGKSSSNVQLYIIEK
- a CDS encoding conserved protein of unknown function (Evidence 4 : Unknown function but conserved in other organisms) translates to MHPYKKTFVLKDLQQRQSVNFLLYTVPINSAVAIYNNICGRTTNIKHITVNIHHHHLDFDIQSQKPLNPKYVGIALRLFSQILVQNYNFLPYCTNENPRKLFVTA
- a CDS encoding Phage portal protein; translated protein: MFHFKKHSRKARDKPKDYYTGTDFRYLFGPTTSGKNVNEFTAMQTTAVYSCVRILSEAIASLPLNLYRYKSDGGKERVYDHPLYHILHDEPNPEMTSFVFRETLMSHLLIWGNAYAQIIRDGAGRVMALYPLLPDKMQVDRDEHGELYYLYTKSSDENPNVKQYGQVRLSRYDVLHIPGLGFDGLVGYSPIAMAKNAVGISLACEEYGASFFANGANPSGVLEHPGILKDPAKVRDSWNEVYRGSGNAHKIAVLEEGMKYTPISISPEEAQFLETRKFQIDEIARLYRIPPHMVGDLEKSSFSNIEQQSLEFVKYTLDPWVIRWEQSLMRSLFTPAEKQQYFIKLNVDGLQRGDYQSRMNGYATGRQNGWLSANDIRELEDMNPIPAEEGGNLYLINGNMTKLKDAGIFAASTKAGGDKPGQGGKNT
- a CDS encoding Prophage Clp protease-like protein, which gives rise to MKRKFWNWVKNDGADEFGSERTLYLNGEISDETWYGDEVTPQRFKDELNAGSGDITLWINSPGGDCFAAAQIYNLLMDYKGNVTVKIDGLAASAASVIAMAGTKVCMSPVAMLMIHNPATVAIGDEGEMQKAIDMLAEVKESIMNAYEIKTSLSRTVISHLMDAESWFNAKKAVELHFADEILFSPEEKEDLPDDTEAMLFSRAAVTNSLLSKLIPKKPEKRSENKVPISQFDKRLSLLAY
- a CDS encoding Capsid protein, translated to MNQILKLREKRAKAWEAAKAFLDAKRGADGLISAEDSATYDKMESEVINLGKEIDRLERQAEIDAELANPTSQPITNQPGKNGVEAKTGRASDAYKKAFWNSIRKSNFYDVSNDLSVGTDAKGGYLVPDEFEQQLIDKLQEQNFMRTLATIIQTASGDRKIPIVTGHGEASWMDENGLYPESDDAFGQATIGAFKLGTIIKISDELLNDSVFNLESYIANEFARRIGTKEEEAFLIGDGSSKPTGLLTSAGIGVTAASATITFDDVMNLYHSLRTPYRRNAAWILNDSTVKALRKLKDSNGNYIWQPSIQMGQPDMILSRPYYTSTFVPEIAAGNKVMVFGDYSYYWIADRQGRSFQRLNELYAANGQVGFLASQRVDGKLVLPEAVKTLAIKGAGA
- a CDS encoding AraC family transcriptional regulator yields the protein MLITLDEAKLYLHIDSADEDSVITGFIETAEKLCMDIARVDETELLASKETSRIAELYAVAYLYENRENADFGELTSMLRALLFGIRKDAF
- a CDS encoding Holin, which translates into the protein MKEIWTGIQVAFSAIGGMLGWFLGGMNGFLYALLAFVILDYITGVMVAAIQKKVSSEVGFKGICRKVLIFILIGMANIVDVQIIGNGSAIRTAVIFFYLSNEGISILENTAIIGLPVPQKLKDVLEQLKDHSDKEEK
- a CDS encoding conserved protein of unknown function (Evidence 4 : Unknown function but conserved in other organisms) codes for the protein MNDAYRAKLESYLASMMQAKKMLLKKILTPEDYAKIDTIIAEKYGISSCSLYRGIDLIYSGFNGNMSHYKGVTKCQES
- a CDS encoding Resolvase, with protein sequence MPRIITVVPKPPKLEQKKKVAAYARVSSGKDAMLHSLSAQVSYYSNLIQNHIDWLYVGVYADEAKTGTKGSRDNFQRLIADCRAGKVDMVLTKSISRFARNTVTLLQTVREFKALGVDIYFEEQNIHTMSGDGELMMTILASYAQEESRSASENQKWRIRRNFEEGMPWNGTILGYSYEKGKYVVVPDEAALVKLIFEYYLDGLGYNAIANRLNAEGYKTRNGKSWYHNTIMKILRNYTYTGNLLLQKTYRENHITKKTLVNHGELPMYHVENAHEAIISPKTFEAVQSEMAQRAKRFKKANIPKAAYPFSGKLVCGICGKNYRRKVTHTGPVWICGTYNALGKAVCASKQIPESTLMSITAEVLGIDDFNEQTFADSVAHIRVCAENTLIYQFRDRTETKMQWKDRSRSQSWTDEMKAAARRKNLERRKNECQR
- a CDS encoding Recombinase family protein gives rise to the protein MPKVTVIPPTINPLTHLPSATVRKRRVAGYARVSTDSDEQFTSYEAQVDYYTKFIQSKPEWEFIKVYTDEGISGTNTKHREGFKTMVSDALAGKIDLIVTKSVSRFARNTVDSLVTIRKLKENGVECYFEKEGIYTFDGKGELLITIMSSLAQEESRSISENITWGQRKRFSDGKVSMPYKRFLGYKKGENGYPVIVEKEASIVKLIYRLFLDGKTSSGICKYLESVNIPSPGGSSKWSKTTVESILTNEKYKGDALLQKKFTVDFLQKKMKTNEGEVPQYYVEGSHPAIIEPDEWDHVQAEFVRRKQLGRAYSGKSVLSTKLVCADCGGYYGQKVWHSTDRYRRVIWQCNSKFDNEKRCGTPVLDTDTIQAMFIKAYNQLMHNQTQVIADCELMRRSLTDFDALDVEIAHQLEETEVVAEMVKAVVKENASTAQSQDGYLKKYNNLNKRYEDAVSKLEKLKAERTLRQQQDKAMSLFIRTLKKNPMVLDKWDDTIWTVMVEKGIVHRDGHITFVFYNGTEIEVGAE